A genomic window from Quercus lobata isolate SW786 chromosome 10, ValleyOak3.0 Primary Assembly, whole genome shotgun sequence includes:
- the LOC115966027 gene encoding flavonol sulfotransferase-like, with product MEFSSSKSNEKEDHRSDLKTLNLYNEIISTLPKRKGWKSDELYHYQGFWHDFFNLEGLLSAQQHFKPQTNDIILSSFPKTGTTWLKALSFAIMTRSSFDISASPLLTTMPHECVLSLEGALAHNSFHRNQDTPLIGTHVPYTSLPKSMIDSGCKIIYICRDPKDTFVSLWQFARNASLKGVDSSTSEVVDLEKAFELFCDGVTYYGPYWDHVLGYWKASLESPERILFLKFEDLKKEALFYVKKMAEFVGYPFSLKEEEKGMVQKIVDLCSFQNLSELEVNKTGHLHGNLFEKRLFFRKGETGDWKNYLTSTMATRLDQITEQKLRSSGLTFNA from the coding sequence ATGGAGTTCTCTTCTTCCAAAAGTAATGAGAAAGAAGACCATAGGTCTGATCTAAAAACTCTCAACTTATACAACGAGATAATATCAACCctcccaaaaagaaaaggatggaAATCAGATGAACTCTACCATTATCAGGGATTTTGGCACGATTTCTTCAACTTGGAAGGGCTCTTGTCAGCTCAACAACATTTCAAGCCACAAACCAACGACATTATTTTGAGCAGCTTTCCGAAAACCGGCACAACATGGCTTAAGGCATTGTCTTTTGCCATCATGACAAGATCCTCTTTTGACATTTCTGCAAGCCCTTTGCTCACAACAATGCCACATGAGTGTGTACTCTCCTTAGAGGGTGCCCTTGCCCACAATTCATTTCACAGGAATCAAGACACTCCACTTATAGGTACACATGTTCCCTACACTTCCTTGCCAAAATCTATGATAGATTCTGGGtgcaaaataatttatatatgtagAGATCCTAAGGATACATTTGTATCTCTATGGCAATTTGCTCGTAATGCAAGTTTGAAGGGTGTGGATTCCTCAACCAGCGAAGTTGTTGACTTAGAGAAAGCATTTGAGTTATTTTGTGATGGGGTAACTTATTATGGACCATATTGGGATCATGTATTAGGGTATTGGAAAGCAAGCTTAGAATCTCCTGAGaggatattatttttaaaatttgaagatttaaaaaaagaagcctTGTTTTATGTAAAGAAAATGGCTGAATTTGTGGGTTATCCGTTCTctttgaaagaagaagaaaaaggaatggTCCAAAAGATTGTAGACCTGTGTAGTTTTCAGAATTTGTCCGAACTAGAGGTGAATAAAACTGGACATCTTCATGGAAACTTGTTtgaaaaaagattatttttccGAAAAGGTGAGACTGGAGATTGGAAGAATTATCTTACATCAACGATGGCTACACGTCTTGACCAGATAACAGAGCAAAAACTAAGAAGTTCTGGCTTGACATTTAATGCCTAA